A portion of the Punica granatum isolate Tunisia-2019 chromosome 7, ASM765513v2, whole genome shotgun sequence genome contains these proteins:
- the LOC116214661 gene encoding CRC domain-containing protein TSO1-like isoform X2 gives MDTPGKSHDALISSASASASASNFEDSPVFHYISSLSPLELVKTYGTNQSFSLLSSASPLAVFTSPRIDTHKEHPKFQSGRHHLSGSLIHSFSETDNNPSVRVLKPVEKLDAAGGKSGTQAVISAGRHDIVLTDHDVANQVAIHSTAAQGQEDARRIVSSNPFVEGIDVCERNLRKICHAKQSQEDLMTLVPAADSDVMTFESSIFIGDEIVSTTDIIHNPDISAHEEPGLVSAGLADPYVESKLEQELALSALVPSHAVVHELAVSDSSAELDERNEIVARSYSKQSALLRRCLFSEMATTNRNSTGSSMSISDIGNVVRWDSETSDLPLPLTSSCGAASASGYLMSGDVSIVGYSDVDKIFSQGNDLVPCDDEALQTEDDRRISGLVCKDLDQCCPLMKRSKFEDDMEIASCKRCNCRRSKCLKLYCDCFAAGLYCIEPCSCQDCFNRPIYKDKVLETRRHIESRNPLAFAPRVVRDTDSYMEGEEQGTKTPVSARHKQGCRCKRSSCLKKYCECFQAGVGCSFNCRCEGCKNAYGHKDELRVLQQRDIEAHEKVRSDMVSKYDDSEEEQHADLLKRPTTRDRVWVTFLKSQIGTSLLNDGAPRTCSTRNLETLCTFPDKHKFEKQEKMTADAENRDINRGSPSGDYPPPATLKHSSPIGSGVSHSTPRSRYASSTAMRSSRRRVILKSITSFESPDS, from the exons ATGGATACACCGGGGAAGAGCCATGATGCCCTAATAAGCTCTGCTTCTGCTTCCGCTTCCGCTTCCAATTTTGAG GATTCTCCAGTATTTCATTACATCAGCAGTCTTTCCCCCCTCGAATTAGTCAAGACTTATGGCACCAACCAGTCATTCAGCTTGCTAAGTTCTGCATCTCCCTTAGCTGTGTTTACTTCACCTCGAATAGACACCCACAAGGAACATCCTAAATTTCAGAGTGGAAG GCATCACTTGTCAGGCTCATTAATACACAGCTTCTCTGAGACTGATAATAATCCTAGCGTCAGAGTTCTGAAACCAGTCGAGAAGCTTGATGCTGCTGGTGGGAAATCAGGGACCCAAGCTGTGATTTCAGCTGGACGGCATGACATTGTGCTGACAGATCACGATGTTGCAAATCAAGTTGCTATTCATTCAACTGCCGCGCAGGGGCAGGAAGATGCTCGTAGAATAGTGTCCTCCAATCCATTCGTTGAGGGCATCGATGTATGTGAGAGGAACCTCCGTAAGATATGTCATGCTAAGCAGAGCCAGGAGGATCTGATGACATTGGTTCCCGCTGCGGATTCTGATGTTATGACCTTCGAATCATCCATATTTATCGGGGATGAAATAGTTTCCACTACAGACATTATCCATAATCCCGATATTAGTGCTCACGAGGAACCTGGACTAGTCTCTGCTGGTCTTGCGGATCCCTATGTGGAATCTAAATTGGAGCAAGAACTGGCTCTATCTGCTCTTGTCCCATCTCATGCAGTGGTGCACGAGCTGGCAGTGAGTGATTCAAGTGCGGAACTGgatgaaagaaatgaaattgtTGCCAGATCttattccaag CAAAGTGCTTTACTAAGGCGCTGCCTATTCTCTGAGATGGCCACAACTAATAGAAACTCGACGGGTAGTTCCATGT CTATTTCGGATATCGGTAATGTTGTCAGATGGGACTCTGAGACATCTGATTTGCCGTTGCCGTTGACAAGTTCGTGCGGTGCTGCATCTGCCTCCGGTTATTTGATGTCTGGAGATGTATCTATCGTGGGCTACTCAGACGTGGATAAGATATTCTCCCAAGGGAATGATCTGGTTCCATGTGATGATGAAGCTCTACAAACTGAGGACGATCGTCGTATATCTGGTCTAGTTTGCAAAGACTTGGACCAATGTTGTCCTCTAATGAAAAG GAGCAAATTCGAAGATGACATGGAAATTGCCTCCTGCAAGCGCTGTAACTGCAGAAGGTCAAAATGCTTGAAGCT TTACTGTGACTGCTTTGCTGCTGGTCTCTACTGTATCGAGCCTTGTTCATGTCAAGATTGCTTCAACAGACCTATTTACAAAGATAAAGTTCTGGAGACCCGCAGACATATAGAGTCCCGCAATCCACTTGCATTTGCTCCAAGAGTTGTCAGAGACACAGATTCTTACATGGAGGGCGAG gAGCAAGGAACCAAAACTCCTGTTTCTGCAAGGCATAAGCAGGGCTGTAGATGTAAAAGATCAAGTTGCCTGAAGAAATACTGTGAATGCTTTCAG GCTGGAGTTGGCTGCTCTTTCAACTGCAGATGTGAAGGATGCAAAAATGCATACGGCCATAAGGATG AACTGCGAGTACTGCAACAAAGAGATATAGAAGCTCATGAGAAGGTCAGATCTGATATGGTCTCAAAATACGATGACAGCGAGGAAGAGCAGCATGCAGATCTCCTTAAAAGACCCACCACACGAGACAG AGTTTGGGTTACCTTCCTGAAGAGCCAGATTGGAACTTCCTTATTAAATGATGGAGCTCCTAGAACATGTTCAACTAGGAACCTCGAAACCTTATGCACCTTCCCTGATAAGCACAAGTTCGAGAAGCAAGAAAAGATGACTGCAGATGCTGAAAATCGAGATATTAATCGAGGGTCTCCATCAGGTGATTACCCACCTCCAGCAACTCTGAAACACTCCTCGCCGATTGGAAGTGGGGTTTCCCATTCAACTCCTCGGAGTCGGTATGCATCGTCGACTGCTATGCGGAGCAGTAGAAGAAGGGTGATCCTGAAATCAATCACATCCTTTGAATCCCCGGATTCCTAA
- the LOC116214661 gene encoding CRC domain-containing protein TSO1-like isoform X1: MDTPGKSHDALISSASASASASNFEDSPVFHYISSLSPLELVKTYGTNQSFSLLSSASPLAVFTSPRIDTHKEHPKFQSGRHHLSGSLIHSFSETDNNPSVRVLKPVEKLDAAGGKSGTQAVISAGRHDIVLTDHDVANQVAIHSTAAQGQEDARRIVSSNPFVEGIDVCERNLRKICHAKQSQEDLMTLVPAADSDVMTFESSIFIGDEIVSTTDIIHNPDISAHEEPGLVSAGLADPYVESKLEQELALSALVPSHAVVHELAVSDSSAELDERNEIVARSYSKQSALLRRCLFSEMATTNRNSTGSSMSISDIGNVVRWDSETSDLPLPLTSSCGAASASGYLMSGDVSIVGYSDVDKIFSQGNDLVPCDDEALQTEDDRRISGLVCKDLDQCCPLMKRSKFEDDMEIASCKRCNCRRSKCLKLYCDCFAAGLYCIEPCSCQDCFNRPIYKDKVLETRRHIESRNPLAFAPRVVRDTDSYMEGEEQGTKTPVSARHKQGCRCKRSSCLKKYCECFQAGVGCSFNCRCEGCKNAYGHKDEELRVLQQRDIEAHEKVRSDMVSKYDDSEEEQHADLLKRPTTRDRVWVTFLKSQIGTSLLNDGAPRTCSTRNLETLCTFPDKHKFEKQEKMTADAENRDINRGSPSGDYPPPATLKHSSPIGSGVSHSTPRSRYASSTAMRSSRRRVILKSITSFESPDS; this comes from the exons ATGGATACACCGGGGAAGAGCCATGATGCCCTAATAAGCTCTGCTTCTGCTTCCGCTTCCGCTTCCAATTTTGAG GATTCTCCAGTATTTCATTACATCAGCAGTCTTTCCCCCCTCGAATTAGTCAAGACTTATGGCACCAACCAGTCATTCAGCTTGCTAAGTTCTGCATCTCCCTTAGCTGTGTTTACTTCACCTCGAATAGACACCCACAAGGAACATCCTAAATTTCAGAGTGGAAG GCATCACTTGTCAGGCTCATTAATACACAGCTTCTCTGAGACTGATAATAATCCTAGCGTCAGAGTTCTGAAACCAGTCGAGAAGCTTGATGCTGCTGGTGGGAAATCAGGGACCCAAGCTGTGATTTCAGCTGGACGGCATGACATTGTGCTGACAGATCACGATGTTGCAAATCAAGTTGCTATTCATTCAACTGCCGCGCAGGGGCAGGAAGATGCTCGTAGAATAGTGTCCTCCAATCCATTCGTTGAGGGCATCGATGTATGTGAGAGGAACCTCCGTAAGATATGTCATGCTAAGCAGAGCCAGGAGGATCTGATGACATTGGTTCCCGCTGCGGATTCTGATGTTATGACCTTCGAATCATCCATATTTATCGGGGATGAAATAGTTTCCACTACAGACATTATCCATAATCCCGATATTAGTGCTCACGAGGAACCTGGACTAGTCTCTGCTGGTCTTGCGGATCCCTATGTGGAATCTAAATTGGAGCAAGAACTGGCTCTATCTGCTCTTGTCCCATCTCATGCAGTGGTGCACGAGCTGGCAGTGAGTGATTCAAGTGCGGAACTGgatgaaagaaatgaaattgtTGCCAGATCttattccaag CAAAGTGCTTTACTAAGGCGCTGCCTATTCTCTGAGATGGCCACAACTAATAGAAACTCGACGGGTAGTTCCATGT CTATTTCGGATATCGGTAATGTTGTCAGATGGGACTCTGAGACATCTGATTTGCCGTTGCCGTTGACAAGTTCGTGCGGTGCTGCATCTGCCTCCGGTTATTTGATGTCTGGAGATGTATCTATCGTGGGCTACTCAGACGTGGATAAGATATTCTCCCAAGGGAATGATCTGGTTCCATGTGATGATGAAGCTCTACAAACTGAGGACGATCGTCGTATATCTGGTCTAGTTTGCAAAGACTTGGACCAATGTTGTCCTCTAATGAAAAG GAGCAAATTCGAAGATGACATGGAAATTGCCTCCTGCAAGCGCTGTAACTGCAGAAGGTCAAAATGCTTGAAGCT TTACTGTGACTGCTTTGCTGCTGGTCTCTACTGTATCGAGCCTTGTTCATGTCAAGATTGCTTCAACAGACCTATTTACAAAGATAAAGTTCTGGAGACCCGCAGACATATAGAGTCCCGCAATCCACTTGCATTTGCTCCAAGAGTTGTCAGAGACACAGATTCTTACATGGAGGGCGAG gAGCAAGGAACCAAAACTCCTGTTTCTGCAAGGCATAAGCAGGGCTGTAGATGTAAAAGATCAAGTTGCCTGAAGAAATACTGTGAATGCTTTCAG GCTGGAGTTGGCTGCTCTTTCAACTGCAGATGTGAAGGATGCAAAAATGCATACGGCCATAAGGATG AAGAACTGCGAGTACTGCAACAAAGAGATATAGAAGCTCATGAGAAGGTCAGATCTGATATGGTCTCAAAATACGATGACAGCGAGGAAGAGCAGCATGCAGATCTCCTTAAAAGACCCACCACACGAGACAG AGTTTGGGTTACCTTCCTGAAGAGCCAGATTGGAACTTCCTTATTAAATGATGGAGCTCCTAGAACATGTTCAACTAGGAACCTCGAAACCTTATGCACCTTCCCTGATAAGCACAAGTTCGAGAAGCAAGAAAAGATGACTGCAGATGCTGAAAATCGAGATATTAATCGAGGGTCTCCATCAGGTGATTACCCACCTCCAGCAACTCTGAAACACTCCTCGCCGATTGGAAGTGGGGTTTCCCATTCAACTCCTCGGAGTCGGTATGCATCGTCGACTGCTATGCGGAGCAGTAGAAGAAGGGTGATCCTGAAATCAATCACATCCTTTGAATCCCCGGATTCCTAA
- the LOC116214661 gene encoding CRC domain-containing protein TSO1-like isoform X3, producing MNGCLNKCVRDSPVFHYISSLSPLELVKTYGTNQSFSLLSSASPLAVFTSPRIDTHKEHPKFQSGRHHLSGSLIHSFSETDNNPSVRVLKPVEKLDAAGGKSGTQAVISAGRHDIVLTDHDVANQVAIHSTAAQGQEDARRIVSSNPFVEGIDVCERNLRKICHAKQSQEDLMTLVPAADSDVMTFESSIFIGDEIVSTTDIIHNPDISAHEEPGLVSAGLADPYVESKLEQELALSALVPSHAVVHELAVSDSSAELDERNEIVARSYSKQSALLRRCLFSEMATTNRNSTGSSMSISDIGNVVRWDSETSDLPLPLTSSCGAASASGYLMSGDVSIVGYSDVDKIFSQGNDLVPCDDEALQTEDDRRISGLVCKDLDQCCPLMKRSKFEDDMEIASCKRCNCRRSKCLKLYCDCFAAGLYCIEPCSCQDCFNRPIYKDKVLETRRHIESRNPLAFAPRVVRDTDSYMEGEEQGTKTPVSARHKQGCRCKRSSCLKKYCECFQAGVGCSFNCRCEGCKNAYGHKDEELRVLQQRDIEAHEKVRSDMVSKYDDSEEEQHADLLKRPTTRDRVWVTFLKSQIGTSLLNDGAPRTCSTRNLETLCTFPDKHKFEKQEKMTADAENRDINRGSPSGDYPPPATLKHSSPIGSGVSHSTPRSRYASSTAMRSSRRRVILKSITSFESPDS from the exons ATGAACGGATGTCTGAACAAGTGTGTTCGA GATTCTCCAGTATTTCATTACATCAGCAGTCTTTCCCCCCTCGAATTAGTCAAGACTTATGGCACCAACCAGTCATTCAGCTTGCTAAGTTCTGCATCTCCCTTAGCTGTGTTTACTTCACCTCGAATAGACACCCACAAGGAACATCCTAAATTTCAGAGTGGAAG GCATCACTTGTCAGGCTCATTAATACACAGCTTCTCTGAGACTGATAATAATCCTAGCGTCAGAGTTCTGAAACCAGTCGAGAAGCTTGATGCTGCTGGTGGGAAATCAGGGACCCAAGCTGTGATTTCAGCTGGACGGCATGACATTGTGCTGACAGATCACGATGTTGCAAATCAAGTTGCTATTCATTCAACTGCCGCGCAGGGGCAGGAAGATGCTCGTAGAATAGTGTCCTCCAATCCATTCGTTGAGGGCATCGATGTATGTGAGAGGAACCTCCGTAAGATATGTCATGCTAAGCAGAGCCAGGAGGATCTGATGACATTGGTTCCCGCTGCGGATTCTGATGTTATGACCTTCGAATCATCCATATTTATCGGGGATGAAATAGTTTCCACTACAGACATTATCCATAATCCCGATATTAGTGCTCACGAGGAACCTGGACTAGTCTCTGCTGGTCTTGCGGATCCCTATGTGGAATCTAAATTGGAGCAAGAACTGGCTCTATCTGCTCTTGTCCCATCTCATGCAGTGGTGCACGAGCTGGCAGTGAGTGATTCAAGTGCGGAACTGgatgaaagaaatgaaattgtTGCCAGATCttattccaag CAAAGTGCTTTACTAAGGCGCTGCCTATTCTCTGAGATGGCCACAACTAATAGAAACTCGACGGGTAGTTCCATGT CTATTTCGGATATCGGTAATGTTGTCAGATGGGACTCTGAGACATCTGATTTGCCGTTGCCGTTGACAAGTTCGTGCGGTGCTGCATCTGCCTCCGGTTATTTGATGTCTGGAGATGTATCTATCGTGGGCTACTCAGACGTGGATAAGATATTCTCCCAAGGGAATGATCTGGTTCCATGTGATGATGAAGCTCTACAAACTGAGGACGATCGTCGTATATCTGGTCTAGTTTGCAAAGACTTGGACCAATGTTGTCCTCTAATGAAAAG GAGCAAATTCGAAGATGACATGGAAATTGCCTCCTGCAAGCGCTGTAACTGCAGAAGGTCAAAATGCTTGAAGCT TTACTGTGACTGCTTTGCTGCTGGTCTCTACTGTATCGAGCCTTGTTCATGTCAAGATTGCTTCAACAGACCTATTTACAAAGATAAAGTTCTGGAGACCCGCAGACATATAGAGTCCCGCAATCCACTTGCATTTGCTCCAAGAGTTGTCAGAGACACAGATTCTTACATGGAGGGCGAG gAGCAAGGAACCAAAACTCCTGTTTCTGCAAGGCATAAGCAGGGCTGTAGATGTAAAAGATCAAGTTGCCTGAAGAAATACTGTGAATGCTTTCAG GCTGGAGTTGGCTGCTCTTTCAACTGCAGATGTGAAGGATGCAAAAATGCATACGGCCATAAGGATG AAGAACTGCGAGTACTGCAACAAAGAGATATAGAAGCTCATGAGAAGGTCAGATCTGATATGGTCTCAAAATACGATGACAGCGAGGAAGAGCAGCATGCAGATCTCCTTAAAAGACCCACCACACGAGACAG AGTTTGGGTTACCTTCCTGAAGAGCCAGATTGGAACTTCCTTATTAAATGATGGAGCTCCTAGAACATGTTCAACTAGGAACCTCGAAACCTTATGCACCTTCCCTGATAAGCACAAGTTCGAGAAGCAAGAAAAGATGACTGCAGATGCTGAAAATCGAGATATTAATCGAGGGTCTCCATCAGGTGATTACCCACCTCCAGCAACTCTGAAACACTCCTCGCCGATTGGAAGTGGGGTTTCCCATTCAACTCCTCGGAGTCGGTATGCATCGTCGACTGCTATGCGGAGCAGTAGAAGAAGGGTGATCCTGAAATCAATCACATCCTTTGAATCCCCGGATTCCTAA
- the LOC116214662 gene encoding ER membrane protein complex subunit 2 — MVTKTEEAQLSRLESQVDNGGGGAWDFLCLVRKLKVRRSDKVLKHGLSLLKDPRKRSALGPDEWTLYEQVAIAAIDCHSLEVAKDCIKALQKRFPESKRVGRLEGMLLEAKGSWSEAEKAYSSLLEENPFDQVVHKRKIAMAKAQGNITVAIELLNKYLETFMADHDAWRELAEIYVSLQMYKQAAFCYEELILSQPTNPLYHLTYADVLYTIGGQENLQTAKKYYASTIQLTGGKNRRALFGVCLCTSAISQLSKGRNKEDNGTELQSLAATALEKDYKQRAPDKLQLLTSALKSLRVSS; from the exons ATGGTGACGAAAACAGAGGAGGCGCAGCTGAGCAGGCTCGAGAGCCAGGTCGATAATGGCGGAGGCGGGGCCTGGGATTTCCTCTGCCTCGTCAGGAAGCTCAAGGTCCGCCGCTCCGACAAGGTCTTGAAGCACGGCCTCTCCCTCCTCAAAGACCCCAGGAAGCGATCGGCCCTCGGTCCTGACG AGTGGACTCTGTATGAGCAGGTAGCAATTGCAGCAATTGACTGTCATTCCCTTGAAGTTGCAAAG GACTGCATAAAGGCGTTACAGAAGAGGTTTCCTGAAAGCAAAAGAGTTG GGAGACTGGAGGGCATGTTGCTTGAAGCAAAGGGATCGTGGTCTGAGGCTGAGAAGGCTTACTCAAGTTTGCTGGAGGAGAATCCTTTTGATCAA GTGGTGCACAAGCGGAAGATCGCAATGGCAAAGGCCCAAGGCAACATTACTGTTGCCATTGAATTGCTCAATAAATATCTTGAGAC ATTTATGGCAGATCATGATGCTTGGAGAGAACTTGCTGAGATATATGTCTCCTTGCAAAT GTACAAGCAAGCAGCATTCTGTTATGAGGAGCTAATATTATCTCAGCCCACGAACCCTTTGTATCACCTCACTTATGCTGAC GTGCTTTACACAATTGGTGGGCAAGAAAACCTTCAGACGGCAAAGAAATACTATGCATCCACTATACAGTTGACTGGAGGGAAGAACCGGAGAGCACTTTTTGGTGTTTGCTTG TGCACCTCTGCGATTTCTCAGCTCTCGAAAGGACGTAACAAGGAGGATAATGGGACCGAGTTGCAGTCTCTTGCGGCAACAGCATTGGAGAAAGACTACAAGCAGAGAGCTCCTGATAAGCTTCAGCTTCTGACTTCTGCATTAAAGAGCCTGCGAGTATCTTCTTAG